The following are from one region of the Prevotella communis genome:
- the rsfS gene encoding ribosome silencing factor → MEQTKKLVNVIIEGIQEKKGSQIVVADLSEIEGTICKNFIICQGNSPAQVEAITESIAEMARKKLGEKPAHVVGLENAQWVAMDYTDVMAHVFLPDVREYYDLEHLWEDAPVEYVPDLD, encoded by the coding sequence ATGGAACAAACAAAGAAATTAGTAAACGTAATTATAGAGGGAATACAAGAAAAAAAAGGTTCACAGATTGTAGTGGCCGACTTGAGTGAGATAGAAGGCACTATCTGTAAGAATTTCATTATTTGTCAGGGTAACTCGCCTGCACAGGTGGAGGCTATTACTGAGAGTATTGCTGAGATGGCACGTAAGAAGTTGGGCGAGAAGCCTGCTCACGTGGTGGGTCTGGAGAACGCCCAGTGGGTGGCTATGGACTATACCGACGTGATGGCGCACGTGTTTCTGCCCGATGTACGCGAGTACTACGACCTGGAGCATCTGTGGGAGGATGCACCAGTGGAATATGTCCCAGATTTAGACTAA
- the ftsH gene encoding ATP-dependent zinc metalloprotease FtsH → MDQNQNPNNNQPKMPRFNMNWVYLLVIAALAFFYFSNGTGGLQEQGNTQGQASYSEFKNFVKNGYANRIVANKSTETLKMYVKPDSIQAVFHKTTATTGTEPYLSVEYGSNAKVEEFVDSARARGYFTGKFDYEHEASNGILSFIITSLLPIFFLVFLWMFFMRRMGGGGGMGAGIFNVGKSKAKMYEKGGELGITFKDVAGQAGAKQEIQEIVDFLKNPQKYTDLGGKIPKGALLVGPPGTGKTLLAKAVAGEAGVPFFSMSGSDFVEMFVGVGASRVRDLFQQAKAKSPCIIFIDEIDAVGRARSKNPAMGGNDERENTLNALLTEMDGFGTNSGVIILAATNRVDMLDSALLRAGRFDRQIHVDLPDLNERKEVFMVHLQPLKLDETVDVDFLARQTPGFSGADIANVCNEAALIAARHDSQKVGKQDFLDAVDRIIGGLEKKTKVMTEAEKRSIAIHEAGHATISWFTQYANPLVKVSIVPRGQALGAAWYLPEERVLQTKEAMLDEMCSLLGGRAAEELFVGTISTGAMNDLERTTKQAYGMIAYAGMGEQLPNICYYNNAEYQFQRPYSETTAKLIDDEVLKMINEQYARAKQILTEHAEGHAQLAQLLVEREVIFAEDVERIFGKRPWTSRADELLEAQMRAEAEKMAEERTKQLEAQQQEAKALDAKDTEESKDTEGNEA, encoded by the coding sequence ATGGATCAGAATCAAAACCCGAACAATAATCAGCCGAAGATGCCCAGGTTTAATATGAACTGGGTGTATCTGCTCGTGATTGCTGCCCTGGCATTCTTCTATTTTTCAAACGGAACCGGTGGCCTACAGGAGCAGGGCAATACGCAGGGTCAGGCTTCGTATAGCGAGTTCAAGAACTTCGTGAAGAATGGCTACGCCAACCGTATCGTGGCCAACAAGAGTACGGAGACGCTGAAGATGTATGTGAAGCCCGACAGTATTCAGGCTGTGTTTCATAAGACTACGGCGACAACAGGCACGGAGCCTTACCTGAGCGTGGAGTATGGCAGCAATGCCAAGGTGGAGGAATTTGTAGACTCTGCCCGCGCACGTGGCTACTTCACGGGTAAGTTTGACTACGAGCACGAGGCCAGCAATGGCATCCTGAGCTTTATCATCACCAGTCTGCTGCCTATCTTCTTTCTGGTATTCCTGTGGATGTTCTTCATGCGCAGGATGGGCGGCGGTGGCGGCATGGGTGCCGGCATCTTCAACGTGGGCAAGAGCAAGGCCAAGATGTACGAGAAGGGTGGTGAACTGGGTATCACCTTCAAGGATGTGGCTGGTCAGGCTGGTGCCAAGCAGGAGATTCAGGAGATTGTGGATTTTCTGAAGAACCCGCAGAAATATACGGACCTGGGTGGTAAGATACCCAAGGGTGCCCTGCTGGTAGGTCCTCCGGGAACAGGTAAGACACTGTTGGCCAAGGCCGTGGCAGGCGAGGCCGGCGTACCGTTCTTCTCGATGAGTGGTTCTGACTTTGTAGAAATGTTCGTGGGTGTGGGCGCGTCGCGTGTGCGAGACCTGTTCCAGCAGGCTAAGGCCAAGAGCCCTTGTATCATCTTCATCGACGAGATTGATGCCGTGGGCCGTGCCCGTTCGAAGAACCCTGCCATGGGTGGTAATGATGAGCGCGAGAACACGCTGAACGCCCTGCTGACGGAGATGGACGGTTTCGGCACGAACAGCGGTGTGATTATCCTGGCAGCTACCAACCGTGTGGATATGCTCGACTCGGCCCTGCTGCGTGCCGGTCGTTTTGACCGACAGATTCACGTGGACCTGCCCGACCTCAACGAGCGTAAGGAGGTGTTCATGGTGCATCTGCAGCCCCTGAAGCTCGACGAGACGGTGGATGTGGACTTCCTGGCACGTCAGACGCCTGGTTTCTCGGGTGCCGATATCGCGAATGTATGTAATGAGGCAGCGCTGATTGCTGCTCGTCATGATAGTCAGAAGGTGGGCAAGCAGGACTTCCTGGATGCTGTGGATCGTATCATCGGTGGTTTGGAGAAGAAGACGAAGGTGATGACGGAGGCCGAGAAGCGTTCTATCGCTATCCATGAAGCTGGTCACGCTACCATTTCATGGTTTACACAGTATGCTAACCCCTTGGTGAAGGTGAGCATCGTGCCACGTGGACAGGCGCTGGGTGCTGCCTGGTATCTGCCTGAGGAGCGTGTGCTGCAGACCAAGGAGGCGATGCTCGACGAGATGTGCTCGCTGCTGGGCGGACGTGCTGCCGAGGAACTCTTCGTGGGTACTATCTCTACAGGCGCAATGAACGATCTGGAGCGCACCACCAAACAGGCTTATGGCATGATTGCTTATGCCGGTATGGGTGAGCAGTTGCCTAACATCTGTTATTATAATAATGCGGAGTATCAGTTCCAGCGTCCTTATTCGGAGACAACGGCCAAACTCATTGATGATGAGGTGCTGAAGATGATCAACGAACAGTATGCGCGTGCCAAGCAGATACTGACAGAGCATGCCGAGGGTCACGCCCAGTTGGCTCAGCTCCTGGTGGAGCGTGAGGTGATCTTTGCCGAGGATGTGGAGCGCATCTTTGGCAAGCGTCCCTGGACCAGTCGTGCTGATGAGCTCCTGGAGGCTCAGATGCGTGCCGAGGCCGAGAAGATGGCTGAGGAGCGCACCAAGCAGCTGGAAGCGCAGCAGCAGGAAGCCAAGGCGCTGGATGCCAAGGATACTGAAGAGTCGAAAGATACAGAAGGGAATGAGGCTTAG
- a CDS encoding O-acetylhomoserine aminocarboxypropyltransferase/cysteine synthase family protein, whose amino-acid sequence MKQKMKQSTLCVQAGWEPKNGESRVLPIYQSTTFKYDNTEEMADLFDLKKEGYFYTRLQNPTNDAVARKIAALEGGVGAMLTSSGQAANFYAIFNICEAGDHFVTSNEIYGGTYNLFGVTLKKLGIECTFVNPEASEEEISAAFRPNTKALFGETISNPGCKVLDIEKFARIAHQHGVPLIVDNTFPTPINCRPFEWGADIVTHSTTKYMDGHATQVGGCIVDSGNFDWDAHAEKFPGLCTPDESYHGLTYTKKFGKMAYMTKLTAQLMRDLGSIPSPHNAFLLNLGLETLHLRMPRHCENAQKIAEFLQADERVAWVHYSGLPSDESHALAQKYLPNGSCGVIAFGLKGTRETAVKFMDSLELICIVTHVADARTCVLHPASHTHRQLSDEQLREAGVAPDLIRLSVGIEDVDDLLADIRQALDKI is encoded by the coding sequence ATGAAACAGAAAATGAAGCAATCGACCCTTTGCGTGCAGGCTGGATGGGAACCTAAGAACGGTGAGTCGCGCGTACTACCTATTTATCAGAGTACTACGTTCAAGTATGACAACACGGAAGAGATGGCCGACCTCTTCGACCTGAAGAAAGAGGGCTATTTCTATACCCGTCTGCAGAATCCTACCAATGATGCGGTGGCTCGCAAGATTGCTGCCCTCGAGGGTGGAGTAGGGGCTATGCTTACCAGTAGCGGTCAGGCTGCTAATTTCTATGCCATCTTCAATATCTGTGAGGCTGGCGATCATTTTGTGACTTCCAACGAGATCTATGGCGGCACCTACAACCTCTTTGGCGTGACGCTCAAGAAACTGGGTATCGAGTGCACGTTCGTGAATCCCGAGGCTTCTGAGGAGGAGATCAGTGCTGCCTTCCGTCCCAATACCAAGGCGCTGTTTGGCGAGACCATCTCTAACCCTGGCTGTAAGGTTCTGGATATCGAGAAGTTCGCTCGCATTGCCCACCAGCATGGTGTGCCCCTGATTGTCGATAATACCTTCCCCACGCCTATCAACTGCCGTCCCTTTGAGTGGGGCGCCGACATCGTGACCCATTCTACCACCAAATATATGGACGGCCATGCCACGCAGGTAGGCGGCTGCATCGTGGACAGCGGTAACTTCGACTGGGATGCCCATGCCGAGAAATTCCCTGGTCTCTGCACCCCCGACGAGTCTTATCATGGACTTACCTATACCAAGAAATTCGGTAAGATGGCTTATATGACCAAGCTTACGGCTCAGCTGATGCGCGACCTGGGCAGTATTCCGTCGCCTCATAATGCCTTCCTGCTCAACCTCGGACTGGAGACGCTGCATCTGCGCATGCCCCGTCATTGTGAGAATGCCCAGAAGATTGCCGAGTTCTTGCAGGCCGACGAGCGCGTGGCTTGGGTGCACTATAGCGGACTGCCCTCTGACGAGAGTCATGCCCTGGCACAGAAGTATCTGCCCAACGGCTCTTGCGGTGTGATTGCCTTTGGCCTGAAGGGAACACGCGAAACGGCCGTGAAGTTCATGGATTCTCTGGAGCTGATCTGTATCGTGACCCATGTGGCCGATGCCCGTACCTGTGTGCTGCATCCTGCCAGCCACACCCACCGTCAGCTCTCTGATGAGCAGTTGCGCGAGGCAGGCGTAGCTCCCGACCTGATTCGTCTTTCCGTAGGTATCGAGGATGTCGATGACCTCCTGGCTGATATCCGTCAGGCACTCGACAAGATTTAA
- a CDS encoding tetratricopeptide repeat protein, with amino-acid sequence MKLKLIALFLLIGASQVLHAQTTDQVPVGDTVYLYNPANEKFFVGENQYKTQASLSANHAYKVVVNKYLDQNNQWDGKTYVMTDSVEAGNYGFSYRNIFIDAIDCVVWVDQSERSEFSDYLWEIVPSKTMKGAFNIYPAEANNAYKHSNMPDRWLGCCDTTALEYPLVSLVKTTDPKASIDWTFVPMAQGDKMLAERHKALAQKRLALLTGGKPVTSELSITPLLVNPQFSDSKASGWHTTFDVKRGTVTWCGGDQSNPCAEAWQCNFDFCQKLEGMPTGLYKVDMQAFARTNEPRFAWYERDSAFISTVIYANEAELPVHNLMRNTFPNRNDYDFLRPAIDGTNKAAWETVEGSYVLNNLRATSLAFAKGLFDQSIYCYVGDGTLQVGIKEPIVRNGAWSAWDNLRITYLPETKENYAKAIRYHVEKAKEIEKIAKTMKGVDVKSLTKALSGIEKLLKQGSVSQLRDRLALINKAMKRTREAMLASLHFAAPMQVTSMNPTVDKRRQELNRIHTLGLSYLTLGAMAEKDQNMELSLKYFQSASDLYAAYPDAFYRQLIAVARVIYYQQLAAEHGDEAANTVVTLIERLEPYNTNAILKELDNIYPKAGELLSVQKNYSKAEEIYIKAANLSLRLGNIEELANRFNMLAYCLAYQEKYDEALEIIDSAIKKQPQDANLYDSKGEFYLMKGDKKNARKMWKQVITLDPDFPQKHETVLYQKLIKK; translated from the coding sequence ATGAAGTTAAAACTAATCGCACTGTTTTTGTTGATTGGTGCAAGTCAGGTGCTGCATGCACAAACCACAGACCAAGTTCCTGTTGGCGATACCGTCTATTTGTATAACCCTGCAAACGAGAAGTTCTTTGTTGGTGAGAACCAGTATAAGACGCAGGCCAGTCTGTCTGCGAATCATGCCTATAAGGTTGTGGTGAACAAATATCTTGACCAGAACAACCAATGGGATGGTAAGACCTACGTGATGACGGACTCCGTAGAGGCTGGTAACTATGGTTTCAGCTATCGCAACATTTTCATTGATGCAATAGACTGTGTTGTCTGGGTGGATCAATCAGAGAGGTCGGAATTTAGTGACTATCTGTGGGAAATCGTTCCTTCCAAGACGATGAAGGGTGCTTTCAATATCTATCCTGCAGAAGCGAACAATGCCTATAAACATAGCAATATGCCTGACAGATGGCTGGGATGCTGTGATACCACGGCTCTGGAATATCCGTTGGTATCGTTGGTGAAGACAACTGATCCCAAGGCATCTATCGATTGGACCTTCGTGCCTATGGCTCAAGGTGACAAGATGTTGGCTGAGCGTCATAAGGCATTGGCACAGAAGCGTCTGGCACTCCTCACGGGTGGAAAGCCGGTGACGAGTGAACTGAGCATCACGCCACTGCTGGTCAATCCCCAGTTCTCTGATTCCAAGGCAAGTGGCTGGCATACCACGTTTGACGTGAAGCGGGGTACCGTGACATGGTGTGGTGGTGACCAGTCGAATCCATGTGCAGAAGCATGGCAGTGTAACTTCGATTTCTGTCAGAAGTTGGAGGGAATGCCAACGGGTTTGTATAAGGTAGACATGCAGGCGTTCGCCAGAACCAATGAGCCCAGGTTTGCATGGTATGAGCGCGACTCGGCCTTTATCAGCACCGTGATCTATGCGAATGAGGCAGAATTGCCCGTGCACAACCTGATGCGCAACACGTTCCCCAACAGGAATGACTATGACTTCCTGCGACCAGCCATCGACGGCACCAACAAGGCTGCATGGGAGACCGTAGAGGGCTCTTATGTCCTCAATAATCTGCGTGCTACGTCGTTGGCCTTTGCCAAGGGACTCTTCGACCAGAGCATCTATTGCTATGTGGGTGATGGCACGCTGCAAGTGGGCATCAAGGAACCTATCGTGCGCAATGGTGCGTGGTCGGCATGGGATAATCTGAGAATTACTTATTTGCCAGAGACCAAGGAGAATTACGCGAAGGCCATCAGATATCATGTGGAGAAGGCTAAAGAGATAGAGAAAATAGCCAAGACGATGAAGGGTGTAGATGTAAAGTCTCTCACGAAGGCACTCTCTGGTATAGAGAAACTGTTGAAACAGGGCTCTGTCAGTCAGTTGCGCGACAGGCTGGCGCTGATCAATAAGGCGATGAAGCGTACCAGGGAGGCCATGCTTGCCAGTCTGCATTTTGCAGCCCCCATGCAGGTGACATCCATGAATCCCACAGTGGACAAAAGGCGCCAGGAACTGAATCGTATCCATACGTTGGGCCTGTCGTACCTTACCCTGGGGGCAATGGCGGAGAAGGATCAGAATATGGAACTCTCGTTGAAATACTTTCAGTCTGCAAGTGACTTGTATGCTGCTTATCCAGATGCTTTCTATCGTCAGCTCATTGCTGTGGCAAGAGTCATATACTACCAGCAGCTTGCTGCAGAACATGGGGATGAGGCTGCAAATACCGTGGTGACGTTGATAGAGCGTTTGGAGCCTTATAACACCAATGCTATTCTAAAAGAACTGGATAATATCTATCCGAAGGCTGGCGAATTGCTGTCTGTCCAAAAGAATTATTCAAAGGCAGAGGAGATATATATAAAGGCTGCCAACCTCAGTTTGAGACTTGGTAATATAGAGGAACTTGCCAATCGTTTTAATATGTTGGCCTACTGCTTAGCCTATCAGGAAAAATATGACGAAGCCTTGGAGATCATCGATTCGGCCATAAAGAAGCAGCCTCAGGATGCAAACCTCTATGACAGTAAGGGTGAGTTCTACTTGATGAAGGGTGATAAGAAAAATGCGCGCAAGATGTGGAAGCAGGTCATCACCCTTGATCCCGATTTCCCACAGAAACATGAAACGGTACTCTATCAGAAACTGATAAAGAAATAA